The nucleotide window cagaacagcgctatataagtgtaagcaataatgattattattattatgtaaaatgcaataaaaaataaaacaaaatatcaaactttgattcaaaatagattaatataaaactgataaagctaatgcttttttcagggctatatctactttttttttaaaaaagcgaagtctgtcgcgactgaaagttagagaaggtataccagcgggtgccttcatatcgtgagcgtcagtctcgcccgtagctgcgagaaggttaaaagcgcacaagtgattcGTCTTTCGTCAAAGTAACTGCCGGAGCAGTAAGATGCAGAGCAcaatccagcagctgtagacgatgttcggggaagagctaattctgttttcagcacagggagtgagaatgagctcagtccggctcccagcagaatccatcctggtttggttacagtgagtctgaggctctttggatcgtaacgtaaaaaaaacaattgctcacatcgtgtgacttccacgacaggaaggaaagatatcacttaaaaaaatcagaactgaagatttggatccggggcctcatacttataaaattattaaaataataattatcaaaatatcagactgtgtttctgcaaaatttcgtgcacagtacgccatttttatctaaaacagtcacaacgagggctttacacgcagtctggggtattttccccttttatatttttgccactttatatcgaacctgttatactcccagaagtgcacagtagcttgtacttaataaaaatgtacaattcaccgctggtataaacagatgtgtgccgtgtttgcctttgtaagcatttgtttaaaaaataagttcacaatacgataaaaacacagaaagcacaaactttataatacaacgatacaaaatcaataccaaatcattatgccaattaagtaactatcctttgaaaacagagaacacctttatatctacaaaaaacttgacatttgtatgtatttttgaattacaaagcagacagtgtagtcccttaattcaaagatcagatcttggcaaaaaaaagacaaccagacgtgggctgaattcggaacaggagcctTTGCTTAGTcgattattgagcttttgatcaatgtctgaataaaacagagtcgcttttttaactctttgattaaattacatgaaaagcaccttccttcgagccggaatcaaaccagcgacctaaggattccctgttgactccactacagtcctccgctctaccaactgagctatcgaagagATGCTGTAGCattgctctctggcacatactgcccaatgaagtaaaatgtgaaatgagtgatttaaatcccacttcgacatcaagtttccaactcgtttccttagtctcattaacttgaatttaagccacgaaccaggattctactgtataaacttccagggatattacaaaatgtttgatggggcatcaatcattccaggcggaaattgattccttttttttctcgagggatcatattaaacatttcattagtatcgagaggaggatcaccagtagacacaaaacatacagtttctttctgtctttattagaaattagcgtttgtgctacattaataatattttcgtggaaataaagaagttgtaaattttaaaaatttatatttgaatcgaaatgtggttttgagttaagtattagcgtgttcatttaattagtttgtgtttgtcattactatatatattgccatgttactagaatttgtaactgaagtttactagttgtgttttttatgatgattagacatttgaatacaatattgtatataatgtataatttgaactacatattgttcaggtgtgaataattgtatattttaagaatacatttctaaaacaaatcattggctttatttactagtttctacacctataacaatctttctttgatgtataatagacatcaaagaaagatgtctattatacatcaaagatgagcagtgtgtgtcgtgTTCACAGCTGATATCTAGAAGATGTCTGGAAGAGGCAAAGGCGGAAAGGGACTCGGGAAAGGAGGTGCTAAGCGTCACCGTAAGGTTCTCCGCGACAACATCCAGGGAATCACCAAGCCCGCAATCCGCCGCCTGGCTCGCCATGGGGGAGTGAAGCGGATCTCCAGGCTGAACTACGAGGAGACCCGCggggtgctgaaggtgttcctggagaacgTCACCTACACCGAGCACGCCAAGCACGCCAAGAGGAAGACCGTCACTGCCATGGACGTGGTGTACGCGCTGAAGCGCCAGGGCCACACCCTGTACGGCTTCGGGGGCTAAACAGGAGCGGAGCTTCACTACCGGACCCCGACCAAATAAATGGGGttcctgacttcagaaagccttccagacaaatactaaaagagcaaaaattcaatttggtaaatgaaatgaaaacacataccctaccaaaccttgagtacaggccattcaggatgataatacaaaaccatttataattcaacaaataaaacctgtcaactggtaatcaccacttatcataaaaaaataagtagcaatacacagtaggggactcttgggtgcaagttaaatccatgcaagaaggggtttagtgttata belongs to Lepisosteus oculatus isolate fLepOcu1 chromosome 14, fLepOcu1.hap2, whole genome shotgun sequence and includes:
- the LOC138243145 gene encoding histone H4-like; the protein is MSGRGKGGKGLGKGGAKRHRKVLRDNIQGITKPAIRRLARHGGVKRISRLNYEETRGVLKVFLENVTYTEHAKHAKRKTVTAMDVVYALKRQGHTLYGFGG